The DNA region GGTGGCCCAGCTTTGTGTCAGGGTGGGTGTCAGTGTCTCCTGCACCGGGGTTTTTGGTGGAGCGCTGCCCAAGTGTCACCGAGGGAAGGTGGCACGAAGCAAGCGGTGCCCAGCCCTGAAGCGTGGCCTCTGACATTTGGCTGCTCTCCAGTCCCATCCATGCCATCACCCAGCCCTTCCAAAGGGCTCTTCCAGCCCTCACGTGGCTCTTGTGGCCAGATTGTCACCCAGAGAGGTGTGGGAGTGGCAGCTGGGTTGTCACCTCGAGGTGCCAGCGCGTGGGTTGACGTGAGGTCAGACACGCCATGGGTTGGGAGAGCTGGGTCAGTGTGTGGAGCCAACCTTGGGCTTTCCCAGGGCTCTTTAATCGGATTAATCCCGACTGTTGGACCAGCagtgggtggatggatgggcCATCCCTTCCCCTGGCAGCTCACAGGGAGGTTTAATTGCCTGCAAAAAGAGGAAGGGAGATTCCCCAGCCTTCCATGGCAGCTCATTTGTTTCAGCGCTTTAACAATTGCTCACTTAATGCTTTATCCATTGGGGAAACCACTCGCTCATCCCACACTCACCACTGGGAAAGGagggtgctgcagctgcctgaggagTGGAGGTggtgcaggagggcaggactTCTGtcaataaaaattatattatttgaTCAATAaaatttatgttattttattgACAAAATTCCTTACTGCCACCATCTTCCAGCAGCCAGCAAGGGCTTGCTCAGACAAAcccatcccaatcccagccccatAGGTGAGGAAATCACACAAGGCCtgtaaaagagaggaaaaaaattacattttctgctttaatcCACACTTATTCTTGGCTTTAAGATTTTTAGTCTGTGTGTTGATGCCCGGAGCAGTCGTACAGcgtggaggctgcagggatgctcaggatacggcagcagcagcctggaaacTGGGATGCATCCTGTGGtgggcagggaaaaggcaggaggggcctgtctgcccctgctgcccccattgcagcctctcctcccccATCCCAATCTCTCATCCTTCTATCCTGACCTCTCATCCCTCCATCCTGacctctccatccctccatcccagcctctcctTCCTCCATCCCATTCTCTCCTTCTTCCATCCCAGCTCTCCTACCCCATCCCAATCTCTCATCCTTCTATCCTGacctctccatccctccatcccagcctctcATCCTTCTATCTTAGCTTCTCATCCCTCCATCCCGAcctctcctccctccatctcagcctctcctccctccatcccagcctctcttccctccgtcccagcctctcctccctccatcctgacctctccatccctccatcccgacctctcctccctccatctCAGCCTCTCCATCCCCTCACCCCATACTCTCCTTcctccatcccagcctctcatccttccatcccagcctctccatcccctcatcccagcctctccatcccctcatcccagcctctctcccctctcccggCGGCCGCCCAGCGCTGGGGCCGGGTTGCAGCCTCGCAGTCTCATCCCCGGCGCCGCGGCCGCTCCGCTCTGCCGGGAACGCTGTGCTGAGGCTTTAGCGCGtcgcggagcggggcgggggagCGGGGGCTGCCTGGCTTTTCACATGCCTGGGGGTCATGGTGCCTCCTAAAATAAACCCGCTGAGCTTCACGCGGCCTTTGCGTGGCGGCACGTGTGCCGGGAGAGCGGGAGCGGAGCCCGGGGGTCGGGCACGGGGGCAGGGACGGGGGGGCAGGGAAAAGGTGCGGGAGAGGATCCTGGCTGGTTGTGGGCTCGGGGAAAGGTGCGGGAGAGGATCCTGGCTGGTTGTGGGCTCAGGAAAAGGTGCGGGAGAGGATCCTGGCTGGCTGTGCACCCGGGAAAAGGTGCGGGAGAGGATCCTGGCTGGCTGTGGGCTCGGGAAAAGGTGCGGGAGAGGATCCTGGCTGGTTGTGGGGCGATGGAAGGCTGGGCTGCATCCCCGGCGCATcccgcggccccgctccggccggAATCCGCTCTCCCGCGGGATGAGCGCTGATCGCGCCTCTCCTTGGGCCTGGGATTTAAACACCAAGGGCTCGGCTGGGGCCGTGCCTGCTCCCGGCTATCCCTTTCCTGGTGGGGGATTAGATCAGCTCGGGCTGATCCTCATCAGGTATGATCTCCTTCCAGAgctaaagctgctgctgccaatcTCCCCTCTCGTTCCTGCCCGGCTGTGCGGGGCTGGATTGGGATCTGGTGGGAGCAGATGTCCCCGGAGCCGCTGGAATCTCCTGCTTCTGGGGGCTGGGGGTTGTGAAGATGTGTGTCCACGCCTCAGCTGCctgcctgtctgtctgtctgtctgcctgtctgtctgtcctctCAGGGATGGACATCAGGAGTTTCCCAGACCCGCCTGGCTCTGGCCAGGGGGCAGAAAGGAATCTCTTGGTACAGCAGGCCCAGCCATGGCTTGATCCAGCACCAACACTAACACTAATATTAATAAACAATAGCAACAATAACACCAAGATCAGGTTCCCAGCACCCTCTCCTGCATTTCCCTATTTGACCCATCCTCCCCTGCAAAGCCAAACTGCAGTTAATCAGCTCCCACGGGATTTGGAGCAATAAATTCCCAGCCCATGCCAGGTTTTTCCAGGAATCCTCACCACAGGAGGCCCCTGCCTGCCGGGATGCTGCCGGGGCTGGAGTCACACCTGCCCTAGCACGGGCTCACCCCTGCGGAGTGTCCTTGCTTGGAGCAGTGCCCTGGACATCCTGCAGGGCCCGTGAGACTGAGCATCATGAAGATTTTGTACTAAAATAACCAAAAATCtgtggaaaaatgggaattttgtttgcttttaaaccCAACTGCTGTCAACGAGCTGCTCGTAGCATCCCTTTGGTCCCAAACgtgagcacagccaggagaggagcTTTCTTTGGGATTCTGCTGCCGTGGAGTTCTCCTTGGAGCTCCTGTtgctgcctggggaaggggcacTCCAAAACCcgggaaaatagaaaaatttggCTAGGAAAACAGATcccagggagaaaaagaaatgcatagACATCTCCTGGTATTTATTCCACCGGTTATAACAGTACCATGGCAcggggacagcacaggaggggagggaCACTCAACCGAGCACAGCACAACCACAGCACGACGAGCGGGAGGACGGGGAGATGTTCCCTGGTGGCTTTGTCCTTCTCCTGGAAGGAACAAAGACGGGACCCCATCCCAGGAGAGGGACACCACTGCTCCGGGGAAGGCTGCTGCGGGCTCAGCTCAGCACCGGGGAGGGTTTTTGCTCCTCTCTGGTGTCAATTCAGGCTTCAGCACCCCCCTTCCCACAGGGATCGTATGGCAGGTCCTTCCCGGCTGGCTCCTTCAGAGGGGCCCTCAAGGGCACGGGGCTGGTgttccctgcagggatgggatgtCGCTTCTCGGGTGATGGGCACGGGAGGGGGGTGTTCCACACCCTGCCTCGTCCTTGCGAGGCGAATCGGAGCCTCCCGGTCGTTTCTAGGAGGCTGCGTGGAGACGTGGAGGCAGAGCCACAGCGTGTGGCCACCACGCCAAGGTCAGTGGCACTCCAAGGTCGCTCCCCTCCCCTGCAACCTCCTCGGCTGTGGCGGTGACACCCCCTGCCCGGGCACGGGAGGGGTTCGGGGGGGACATGCTGGCTCTGGGCGCTAACCTCAGCCCGGAGAACGGAACGAAAACCACACACCAGGgacagctggggcaggggctcgAGGGGTCACACGGCTCAGGAGGACCCGAGTGACACACGGCAAGGGTGACAACGTCGCCGGGGGCCCCGCTGCGGGCAGCAGCCCCCGCCAGAGCCTGCGCTGCGTCCCCTCCGCGCTCAGCCCCGTCACATCACGGAGCATTTCTCCGCCGACTGCTTCAGGTCCTCTAGCGTGGCCGAAGCTTTGTCCTTCAAGGAATCAAGGTCCAGGTTCTGGATGTTGCTGAGCTGGCCGATGACCGagttcttctcctcctcctcctcgttgTCCTGCTCGATCATCTTGGCCAGCTCCTTGGGCAGCTCCACGTCTCCTCCCACCAGCTGGATCTGGTTGTCATCGGTCTCGTTCTGGAACGGGCCGGGAGAGGGTCAGCAGCGGGGGTGGCACAGCGAGAAGGGACCGCGGGaggggctctgggctgtgtccccaccCTAAGGACGGTGGGGGAGGTCCCTGGGGGGAGGGTGGGATGTTGATCCACGCTGAGCAGAGCCCGGGCACGCACAGCGAGAGCCCAGATCGAACCCACGCGCAGCACCAGTACAAACTGGTTTCCAGCTCGCCTTGCGGGGCACGAGGCGCTTAATTAAGCTGCGCTTATGCTTAAGGACTTCTCCCACCGGCGGTGGGGATCAGCTCCGCGCCGGGAGCCACCGCGAGGCTCGGGATGAGGCAGCCCGGCTGCCAGGCGGGATCAGTAATGAGCAGAAGAAACTTGTCAGAAGATGAGAAGGGACATCTCAGGCTCAAGAAGGCAGAGAAAGGATGGTGGGGCCAGATCCAAACAAATCCCAGTTTCCCCTggggaataaaaaaatctccatctcttctttctctgccttttctggCTTTTGGCAGGGGGTGAAAGAAATTCTCCGGCTGTTTATTTCCTGGATATCAAGGGGGGTGGGAAGCAGGGTGGGGGTGAATCTGGGCTGGCTGAACAACTCCAAACAATCAGAGCAATCTCACTTGGCTTAGCTGACCCTTGGGAACTAATATTAGCCCTGCTCCAATTTGGAGTATTCACCACTGAGAGACTCTTCCTGAATAAAGGGTGGGCTTGGAGGGAGAAGAGCTTGTGACAATTCCAAGAAAGGATGAATTATCCCTTGATTAAATTGTTTTTGGTGAATGGTTCATCGTGCGGAAATTCCAAAACCGGAGTTTGGGTGGGAGGCGTTTGCCAAATAATCCGGGGAGAGGAGCTGGCTAATCCAGCCAGAAAGGTGCAACCCTGgctccattcccagctccagggaatCTGGGGTGAAGGTGGTTatccctctgtccctccagcTGGATTTAGGGGGCAAAAGCGAGGAAGAGGGGGATCAAGGGAGGCTGGGAGTCCCACTGTCTAGGGCTGGTGGTCTGTGGTGCTcggggggaaggaaaggggcCAAAGTCTGGGGAGAAGGATGGGTTTGAAGGGAATCTATTTGCATTTGGGTTTGAGGCTCAAACCCCAGCCAGCCAAGGGGGTCCTGGTCCCTTCCCCTCACCCCAGAGCTCCATCCGGAGCTTGGCTCCCCCCGTGCCCCCTTTCCCAGCGCAGCCGTACCTTGGGGAGCCTGTACTTGTCTCGGAAGTGGGACCTGACCGTGGCTCTCTCCGCCTTGCGCTGGGCAAACTGGGCATCTCTCTCCATCCTGCCAAGCACAGGGGGCACTTACCGACAGCCCGTGCCCCCCATCCCTGGGCTTGCGCTGCCCCCCAACCCCAGCACCCcacattttctctgaaaactcCCCGTTTTCCACAATTTCCTCCCCCCAGCGCAGCCTGGAAGGAGAAAACAATCCCATCTCCCGGGCGAGGAAGCGGATTAAGGGATTAGGGGGCTCATTAAACCCCCTCAcggtcctgctgtccccagcgcTGGCTCTCCCCATCTCCCATGCCCGGGATGTGGGGAGCACCCCCTTCCCGCAGGGACCCCGGGGCTCCGGGCCGTGCCGGTGCCGCTCGCACTCACTTCTCCTCCACCAGCTGCCGCTGATACTCCTCATACTCCTCGCGGGTCATGCCCTGCGCCTCGGCCGGAGACTTCTCGCCCTCGCTCTTCTCCTCGCCGCCCAGGCCGCCCGTGAGGTTCTTCAGCTGCCCGCCCACCATGCTCTTCACCATGAACGCCATGGCCGCGCCGTCGGGGGGCCGCGGGCCGGGGGGCGCTGGGGCTGTGCGGTGCGAGCAGGCCCCGGGGAACCGGGCTAAGGGCCGGGCGGAGTGCCAGGAGCCGAGAAATGCTCAGCGCTGGGGTGCCGGGAGCGGGGAATCACCGGgatgggagctgctggacagCCGGAGCGCCTGGTTCGGGAGCAGCCGGGGTCAGCGGAGAGGGGCAGCTGGAGCGCCCGGGGAGCCGGGACACCGGGCGGGGGAAGAGCCGCGCTGAGCGGAGCCGCGCTCCTGGGGAACGGGGCACCGGGTTAGGAGGAGCTGGGAACGGGGGAGATGAGTTCCCGGGGAAGAGTCGGggtggcagggagctgggacacggGGTTATGGAGGATGCGGGATCAGCGGAGCCAAGCTCACACAGTGCCGGATTCCTGAGGAGCCGGGATCAGCAAAGCCAAGCTCACACAGTACCCGATTCCTGAGGAGCCGGGATCAGCAGAGCCAAGCTCACACAGTCCCGGATTCCTGAGGAGCCGGGATCAGCGGAGCTGGATTTCCCGGGAGGCGGACTACCGAGTGATGAGGAGCCGGGGTCAGCGGAGCTGTGGTGCGGGGttggggaggagaggggctcAGCGGGGAGGAATTCCCGGGATGACGGGGAGCTGAGTTCCCGGGGTGCCGGAGTACCGGGCGGCGgaggagccggggccgggggagATGGGATCCCGGGGAGCTGGGGCACGGGGTTATGGAGGGGACGGGGTTAGAGGAGATGAATTCCCGGGATGACAGAGTACCGAATCCCCGAGGAGCCGGGACCAGCGGTCAGCGCAGCAGAGTTCCCGGGCCGGTGGAGTATGGAGTTCTCGGGATGCCGGAGAACTGAGAGATGGAGGAGCCGGGACCAGCGGAGAGGAGCTCCCGGGAGGTGAGTTCCCGGGACAGCGGAGTCCAGAGCTCCACGGATGCCGGAGTACAGAGATGCCGGAGTACCGATCTGCCGGGGTGTCGGGGTGcgggctgctggagctgctgccggGGTGTGCGGGGTcagcggggccgcgccgcccggccgCCCATGGCGGAGCTGTCCCGgccgggagcggagcggagcgggcgcTGCAGCACCGGGGCTCGCACAGCTCCggtgtgtgtgtccctgcacggcggcggcggcaccgcctccccccggccccgccaccTCCCCCGGGCGGAGCCGCCGCCGTCCCGACCCGCCCCGGACCACCGCGAGTGACGCCACCCCCTCGGGGAGAACAAGGAGCCCCCAGAGCtccccggggacaccggggcgGATGGAGCCGTGGTGGGGGCTGCGGGAGGCTCCCGGACACCCTTCTCTCCGTGATTCCCGGCTGCTTCCTCCCGCCGACGAGCAAACCCGCCCCAGTGCCCTTTCTCCCACTCTGTTCCCCATCCTTCGGGTCTGGCAGGAGGAAAAGCCGGGCTTGACACTCGGAACAAGCCATATGTGCCAGCACCAGTCACAACTGTTGTTTGCTCATCCATCCCAGGGCTGGTGCCCAAAGTTCCCTCTCCTTTATCCTGTTAGTGATATCCCTGGAAGTattcccatctctggaagtgtccaaggccaggctggacagggctcggagcagcctgggatagtggaagtgTCCCcgcctgtggcagggggttggagctTGGAAGAGCTTTAAGGACCCTTCTGGCTCCAGCCATTCTGGGATCCCGTGATTCCATTATTTCATTATATTAATTAATACCAAAGCTGTTCTCAGCCCCCAGAACACAGGCACGGAAGCGTTCGTTGATCACCTAAAtcaggaggatggagcaggCATTGATTTTGTGGCATCATTCCCTCGCTCTCTCCGAGCCCACTCCCACTCCCGCTCCTCCTTTGACTGCAGCCGCGTTCCAGGCCTTGGGGAGTGAGCAATTAATGGCATCAGCAGCGCACCTCCCTTCCAGATGGCCAGCCTGGCTTTAGCAGACAtttctcccttctttcttctcGCTCATGAAAAACGAGCGCGGATCCCAGCCCCAATCCCGGCTTGCGGGAAATCATTTCATTTCCGAAATATAAAGACAATCTCCGCAGATTAAAATGATGGAACAGCTGTGAAGCGACAGAACAAAGTGACAGAGGGAGGGGGAGTCGGCCCAGCTCCTCCCATCCCCCCCCGTTCGAGGTAAAATTGTGTCTTaagaggaaaacagattttaaaatcacGCATTTTTTTGCCCAGGATAATAATCGGTCAGCAGCTTTGCAGTGACTGTTGCTCTTGGGGGTGGGAACGCACTCCTGGAGGTGACAACAGGGGGTCTGTCCTGGTGAAGGCTCTCCCGGCAGAGCAGAGCCCCCCGGTTGATACCAGCGGTTGCCTTGAGCCCACCCAAAGGTGCAAACTGAAGCCGGGACGAGGGAGGTCCCCCCGAGGCGCCTCCGTTTGGCACAGCTCACCCACAGCATCCCCTGCACtcaggtgtccctgtgcccgcTGCTCACCCCGAGCTGGCAGCTCAGGAGCCTCGACAGCTTTTGGAAGTgatgatttttgcttttctcacccacctgcagcccccccTGAGCGCTCTCCCATGGAATACccatggaaaattaattttaacccACAACGAGTGGCACAGCCTGCTGAGAATAGGCTGGGAGCCCCGGGCGCTCCGCAGATGTCCCGTTGCCAACAGCGCCGTCACGTTCCGGCTGAaaagaggggcagggagagggaccAGCACCCCCGGCCGTGTCCTTGGGTGCTGGCCCGAGCCTGGTGTGGGCTCAGAGCAGATTTCGGATGCGGCTGGTCCTGGGAGCTCCGCTCACTCCGGATTTCGCTGCGAGCATCCATTAACAATAAGAGACTGGAAGTCAGGACCGATTTTTTCCAGCTTGGGTTAGATGGGTCAGCTCCCACGGAGCCTCCCTGTCTGAGGAACTAAGAGCAAACAGCTCCTGACGAGCAGAAACGCCGGGCCAAGGCAGCTAGGTGAAAACAAGCCCGATGTTCCCGGCGGCGCCGAGGGTCCCGTCCCTCGTGGCAGGGATGCTCGCTCGCCAGCTcgggctctgcagcctcttgTGGTTTTAGAGGGATGGAGCAAAGCAAAGAGAACCTCCGGGGAGGTTTTGCAGCTCTCCCATCCCCTGGGCTGTCACTGGAGAGGCCGGTGTCCCAcctgaaggcagagctggggggacAATCAGAACGTGCAGCGAGCCGGGAAATGATACTTGGAGGTGGCTGATTTCCCCATTTGCTTTTCCTTGGGCAGCTGAACCGCTCCTCATCCCTGAAATATATTCAAGTGAGGATGAGTCATCCTTCCTGCCAGGACTCTAACCTGCCGTAATGAGATGTAAATCCTTGCATGACCTATTATATTAGCTTATGCTATATCACACATCTCCACGGATTAGACGGCAGCGAGATGAGACGTGTCCCCGCCGCAGCCTCAGACAAGGCGGTGGAAGTTAAGAGGATCCTCTCTCAGCGTTGACACCTGATTTAAATTGGAAGCAAGCAGCTCCCTCTGCCATGCTGAGAGGGATCGTTCCAGCTCTTCCCGCCAGGTAACTGCCTCCCAAGGCACAGTTACCACAGCCCGGGGTTCAGGGGTGCTCCAGGGCTCCCCGAATGCCCCTGGAGTGGCCGCTCCTGGAGAGATCTCCTGGATtgtggaggggaggggaaggctCGGTGACCTCGAGCTGCAGGGCCACGGCAACAAGGCCATCAGAAGGCCTGATCCTTACCAGCCTGAAATCCAGGGAATACGAGCGTTTAAACCTTTGGAGGCCCCGGAGAGGTGAGGGAATCCTGGAAAGCCGCGTGTGTGCTCGGCGGAGCACGGCGGGCGGGCAGTGAGGCGGCGCTGCCGAGGCAGGCAGGAGCCCGCGGTGCCGGGGGAGTCACGCCGGCACTTGGCAGCTGATTGTCACTTGTGGTGATGGGGACAGGCACCGCCACCTCGGGAACCGCCGCGCTGGGCCCCGCCCCGGGCGCAGCGGCAGAGTCACCTTCCCTCTGCCCACCTGCCCAGGGGACCCTGCTGTGCCCTCGGGGACAGGCACGGGGACATCGATCCAGGGAGTCCCGCTGCTGTGATGGACCACCAGCTCCCAGGAGTCTGAGGGGAAATGTCCTGAAGGTCTTGAGAAGAACATCCCTTCAGCGGGGTCCCCACTGGGGGATCCTTCACTGGGATCAAAGTGCTGCCATGTCACTAACAGAGGGAATAAAGAAACTTCAGGGTGAGGGTGTGATAAATTACCATGTGAAAGGATTTCTGGCATTTACTCGAACAGAACTCCATAAAGCTGTAATTTGCCTTGGCTGAGGAAAACGGACTGCAGGGCAGCTTGTCATAGAAATGAAACCAAGGACGCCTTTTCCTGACCTATGGAGGTATTCCCTGACCATGGAAAGCCTCCCCATTCTTATAGAACCGAGCCTTTGAGTTCCCAAAATCTGGCATCATCCATTCCACAGGATGGAAAAATCCCAGTGCACCCCTCCTCGCCTTGAggtgccctggcagagcccctgggagcCCCTGAGTAGTCCCGGGAAGGGAAGCCAGGAGTGGGGATGCTCCTGGGGTGTCCCCCCAATTCCCTCAGAATTCCCTGCTCTCATCTTCATCACTGAGCACGGGGCAGCCCAGGCTCACCATTGCTGGGGTTTgggaggtttggggtgggaATGGTCCTGACATCCAAAACATCCAACCCGAGGGATGGGGGATTCATCCAGAATATCCATCCCAAGGAATGGGGCTTTGGGGTGGGAATGGCCCTGATATCCAGAACATCCATCCCgagggatggggtttgggatgggaatgATTCTGACATCCAGAACATCCATCCTGAGGGATGGGGTCTGAGTGGGAATGGTCCCACAAGACACAGAGCCCCCATCCCGAGGGATGAGTGTTTGGGGTGGGAATGGCCCTGACATCCAGAACATCCATCCTGAGGGATGAGGGTTCATCCAGAACATCCATCCCAAGGAACGGGGCTTTGAGGTGGGAACAGTCACACAGAACACAGAGCCCCCATCCCaagggatggggtttggggtgggaatAGCCTTGTTACCCAGAACATCCATCCCGAGGCATGGGGGGTTCATCCAGAATATCCATCCCAAGGAATGGGGCTTTGGGGTGGGAATGGCCCCGTTACCCAGAGCATCCATCCCGAGGGATGGGGTTTGCCTGGGAATGGTCCTGTCACACAGCCCGTGTCCCGGGGTACAGTGAGCTTTTGGGGTGCCGTGGGTGCTTTGGCACAAGAGGacgggcagcagctcccagccgGAGCGGAGCGGCCGCAGCTCCCGCCGGGAGGAGGAGCGCAGTGCgaggtgaggaagaggagggaggtgCCGGTGGCGGCGGGGGGGCTCCCACGGCGGTGTCTGCACCCGAGCCGTGACACAAATGCGGCCGGACAGACATACAGAGCATGTAAACAGGCACATGGGGCGAGCATGTGCTGCTCCGTGCCGCGGGTGGAGCGCCAGCCCCGAGCAAAGGCACACGCCAGCCCCGCACACACACGGCCACACACAGGCAGCGTTCCCACGGGGGATCTTCCCAGCCCGCATTTCCTGGAGtgctcagaaggaaaaaaaagaataagcacacaaaaagagagagagagagagagagagaggagctggagaggtgAACGCCACGGAACGGTGATGGGAATGGCTTTGTACATGGCGCTAAAAATAGTCCGTGTGATAAAGTCGATGGTGGAGGGGGAGGAGGCGCCGGCAGCGCACAGATGGGATGCCAGGGGTTGGGAAGGCCGTGCTCCGAGGATGGAGCGGAAGGGCCCTAATTAGAGCTGGTAATTAGCCCCAAGCAGCACTGAGAGAACTGAGTGGCTTGTGGGGGGCTCATTGCACTCCCTCCTCTTGGGATGGAGGTTTTGCCACTCGGGGAAATGAGAAGCGAgcggctgctgcagctggagctggggtcCTTTGAAGGGAgatggggattttggggtgtttaGGGAGAGGaaggctctctgcagctccGTGGGTAACCAGGAGAAGGCAGGCAGGGTGTGGGGATGACACGGGGAAGAGCCAAAGCTTGTGGAAGGAGCCCTAATGGGCAAGAGAGAGcatctgcagggagcagggggagccaGGATCGTTTGGAAGGGATAATTTGGCTCAGGAGTCCGTGTGGGGTGCAGGTGATGGGTAGGGATGGAAAAGCAAAGGATGTGTGACCTTGGAGACGGTCCTTTGACCCCGGCAGGTTCCAcactcccagccccagctctccccagccctgtcctgatCCAGCCCAAGCTGGGGTCCCGCTGGGCGCTGtggagaggagaggcaggggctgagctggaggcCGGGCTTTCCTGAGCTTCTGTGAGCGCcgtgtccctgttccctgcctcggcccggcccgccgAGGATGATTCACCGGGAATCTGAGGCAGGATCGGAGCTGACACAACCGGGCCCAGAGCCCGCCTCACTgccccagggaggaggaggaggaggaaggggacgGGATATGTGCCAGCACTCGGGAGCCCCCGGGTGACACTCAGCCTGTCCCCTGTCCACGCTGCTGCCAATGGAGAGAGCCCCAAAATCCCTCAGGACAGATCACTCGGAGGGATCCAggatgagcagctccaggcccagagcaagagagacccagtggcagcagcagccctctccgtggggaaactgaggcacggtggtggcaggaggggctgggcagggttaAATTCCCTGATTTGTAGTGAAGAATGCGGTTTCCTCCAGCAGTTCTCTCAGCACCCTTCAACTACACCCCGGAGGATGCTGAGGCACCAAACACCACCTCTGAGACCAGGCACGGTCTCAGAAATGGGAAGTGTGGTGCCATTTggaggaaaaccaaaaaaatctaaataatcTAAGGTTTAAAATTTTGGGGGGTGAGTTTTGCCCCGTTTGTTGACAGCTGGCAGGTGTCTGTAACCCACAGCAAGGGGACACAGTGGGGGACAGGAGCAGACCTCTCCCTGCTGTCTCCCATCACGTGAAGGTTCTGGGTCCTTCTTGCCATCCCCAAAGCCGTTTCTTGCAGGCTTTGCCTGTAAATGACTTTAATCTTCATAAGCCCAAAAAGTAAAGCTGCTTATccagctgggccctgctggagcactgggaggaACGGGGGGCACATGGACAAGAGGAGGGGGGGTCAGTGCAGGAGAGAGGAAACCCAAGGGAGCCACATCACATCCCTCACCCCTGTCCCGCCCCCCCGGACACCCGGAGGTCTCAGGGAAGGGGTCAGCAGCGCATCTCCCCTCTGCACGCTCCATCCCGCACATCCCTGTGTCCCATCACTCCTTTTTCCCTTTAGCCGCCCTCCAGGAGGGATCCGGGTGTCAATCCCGGCCCGCAACAGGCGCAGAGCTCCGGCGCGGGGCTCGCCAAGCAGCAGCCGGCAGAGCCGAACCGGCAGAGCCGAGCAGGCACAGCCGAACCGGCACAGCCGAGccggcagagcagagcaggcacagccgAACCGGCAGAGCAGAGCCGGCAGAGCAGAGCCGGCACAGCCCAGCCGGCGCTCCCGCGGCGTTTAACGCTGAATAATTCCCCGCGGATGAGCGGAACTATTCCCAACCTGCCAGACGCCACCGCAGCCAGCTCCCTCCAGGGATTCCACGGGGATAACTTCAGGCTCGGGACTTCGCGGTCTCACCGCACAGCTGGCTTCAGCCCCTTGGCTGGGACACGCAGGGAAGGCAGTGAGTGCAGGGGTCAGCCCCAGAGTGCATCCCCTGCCTGCTCAGAAAGTAAAGCCGGGACTAAAGGGGAGCTTTGGCAGCTCCATGCCTGTCACAGCCTTGTTctcac from Prinia subflava isolate CZ2003 ecotype Zambia chromosome 15, Cam_Psub_1.2, whole genome shotgun sequence includes:
- the CPLX3 gene encoding complexin-3, with amino-acid sequence MAFMVKSMVGGQLKNLTGGLGGEEKSEGEKSPAEAQGMTREEYEEYQRQLVEEKMERDAQFAQRKAERATVRSHFRDKYRLPKNETDDNQIQLVGGDVELPKELAKMIEQDNEEEEEKNSVIGQLSNIQNLDLDSLKDKASATLEDLKQSAEKCSVM